Genomic segment of Sebastes fasciatus isolate fSebFas1 chromosome 3, fSebFas1.pri, whole genome shotgun sequence:
GACAAACCCCCAACCTCCATGCAGTTTACATTCATGTTTGGATTCAGTCCAGCTGCACACACAAGAAAAATGAGATATATCAGTCAAGTCAAGTTTGGTGGCACAATCTGGCAGTCAAGTCAGTGGTGGAGGATTTCTATTTacaggaccaatatgtaatatatttactgtaataaatcataaattggcacacaaacacagccttctgcagccatggaagcaagccaacggactggatcaacagagataacgttaacgttagattctacccgacctgaaaagcctcgacacatctctctgtggtccgtgtgcagctgggttatcaaggcagcgactatttgagacacacagttGCTGAAGTGATTCTGACAactgctgctggccagaggctaacgCCGTGATGCTAACACACactaactgctatcagtcacactgGAGGAGCAGAcgggccacggctccaatgttttaAATTAGGATTGTAGTACCCATTTGAGAACGCTAGCTGTCAGTACtacatattattattctattattagaTTAAAAATCTAGTAAAACAgctcaaaacaaaaataatccaCATTAATACGTTGTCAGATGTCAAAATGGAACGCCCTAAATGTGAATCTGCATGTATTTCTCAAGGAAAAATGGCTATACACTgattatgtttttaattgggTGCGTTCAATGAATGAATTGTGGGTGGCCACACTGTATTGTATGAGTACAGAGGTTGCTACCTCAAGGGCTGCAGAGGAAAATTGCTATTGTCAACAAGTAAGCTACAtttagaaaacaacaacaaattcagATTCTTTTCAATTTGTGTTATCCCCATCCCAGACTCACAGAGAGGGTAGGTGCTGTAGGCGTTGGGCGAAGACGGCGGCTCTTTGGTGTGCAGTGTGTCGGATAGGCCCGGAGCCTGGTGTGGGCCTGTGTAGGGGTCCAGGGTTGATTTGCCGGAACCATGGCCTCCGGTGGGGCCACCGGGGGGATGCAGAccagcggaggaggaggaagaggaggaggaatgagAGGGAAGTTGCTGCTGCTTCATCAGCAGCGCTTGGTACAGCTGACGCTGGTGCTGCTGGATCTGCTGCTGCATGTTGGTGATTGTACGTGCAACCTGGGAGAGACGAGAAGCAGCGTCACAACAATGTGTCATAAACAGAACGTTTGAGTATGACGGGGGAGGAAAACAAGAAGATTATTCAAATTATGTGGTGGCAATTACAAGATGGATGGAAAAATAAGGAAAAGATAGAGAGGAAAATGGGGACAGGAAGCAGAGACAATCGAGGTTAGAAGGGAAAGGATGAGCAAataagaggatgaggaggtatTGGACAAAGTGGAAGGAGATATGGTATGGAAAGTGGAGAAAAACGGTGGGTGAAGCAAGCACTTGTTTACAAAAGCATCCCCTCTTTCAACAGACCCTATCTTGCAGCAGTCTGAGGATAATATAGAACAAAAgaaccaacatttttaaaaaggagaagaaaCTCTGACTTTTTGGCTCATGAGAAGTAACCTTTTCCCATGTCGTTATCTTAAAGCTTGAGTAACTTCTGTTGTAACAACACATGATCCTTTTCCTCTCTTTGCTGTTTTTGGTATCGTGAGAATAACAACATTTGTGTAATGATGCATTTGTTGACTCACTTGCTGCTCTTGTTGTCTAATGGGGCCGGAAACATTGCGTTGCGCCTGCATCATCTGCTGCTGGATTTGTAAACGCTGGTACGCCTGAATGAAGGGAATTAAAAGTACAACACGATGATTAAAAGATACAATAATAGAGGgagaaaaaatacaacaaagtaGGAGAGAGGGGTCAACCGTTTCAATTTTAGCTCTACTAATTCCAAGTGTTTTCAATAATACCATTCAAGTGTGCCTGGTTTCATCTCATTTCCATTTAGATAAAAGTCCACAACACACATTCTCTGCCTCGGACCTCTAAACACACGCTGAGCTGCTAATACAGATGGAAAAGAGGGACTCTGACTCACCATTTGCAGTTGCTGAAGTTGGTACAAGAGGGTCATTTGTTGAGGGTTTATTGGTGAGGTTAAAAGTGCAGGGTTCAGACCAATGTTTTTTGCTGCAAACTGCAAGAGCTGTGCTTGGACCTGGGGGGGAAGTATGGAAAAATGGGGAGACAGAAAGGAGAGATGACAAGTTAGTCATTGCAAATCACAACAACTGTCCAAAAGCAGCTTCTGGCAAGGTAAAGCTAGTCACTGCTACATTAATGCAAGgaggaaaagaagaggagaaagggtCTGCTAGAGGAATCTTGTAAAGCCAAGAGGTTGTAACAGGTGTAGTGTGGTTCCCAGAAAATAACTTGGTGGGGATGTTTTGTGCCAGCCTtcacaatatattttaattttaattttatgatGCTGAAATGATTCGATGATATACATCGGTTTTCGGCTTCTGGTCAAGCTTATAACTCAGATGGTGCATAAGTTAAATCGTGTTCCCCAGTTATGTGACAACCAGCAcaatttatatattaattatttaacctttatttaacctggCAAGCCCTTAAgaacaaattcttatttacaaAAGATCTACCCAGCCAACTTTTACGTGGTCTTGTGTGTTATGAACCAATATAGCtacatgttacacattaaatatgtacatgatcatgtgtgtgtatgtagctACCTGAGGGGAGAGAAACTGAGGCACTTGAGCACGTAGACTAGGCTGGGAGGAGCTGAGAGGTGGCACTGGTGGCtgaggaggctgctgctgctgttgctgctgttgctgctgttgctgctgctgctgctgctgctgctgctgctgctgctgctgctgctgctgctgcatggccCGGGTTTGTGCTGCTCCACTACTGCCAAACATTCCACTGGGTATCTATAAGCAGGAATCATAAaagtacaatgaaatgtcttcaAAAGCTCCACGTTTAAATCAAATAACTGAAGCCGTTTCTAAACTGAAGAGCTGAGCCACTGAAATGAGAAAAAATTTGTGTATTCTCCACCAAACGGTTACAGAATACCTCGACAGCAAGGTCAAGAGTAGACTTCCAACCGTCAAGTCTTCATGAATTTGATGTGTTCATTTAATACATGAATGAGCGCACTTGAATTTGATGAAAAAGAAAACTCAAAAGTGCACTCAAAAGCCCAGCATGGGTCGGTTATATTTCCCAGCCCACATAGCAATgtctaaaaacatttttcaaagcaTTTTCCTCCAAGGTCTAACCTCACACTACACCTTGTTCACTAAAGCAAAAAAGAATATGGAATTGTAactattttatctattttaccGTTTATCAAATGGCCCAAAACATTTAGCCTGTAAAAGGCAGCTTCATCCACATTTCCAATTCTATATCGTTAAAGAGGTCTTTCTATTCAGTGCATGCTGCTTACACTGCCTTTGTTTGGGCTTCAAGGACAAACTGTAGTTTTTCTGGGCCATGACTGCCTCTAGGGGTGATATTTGATAGAGCATAAACTATCTGATTTCAATGGCCACTTCAGGCAAGGTCATACAAACATAAGTGAGCAATATAGAGGTGGAGATTTGGGAGATCATATGGGTAGAGAGCTGTgagtaaaacaaattaaatgtatCAGATGTTGCCATCACTGCATCAAATCCTGCACGAGCCATTACCTTTTAGAATGATGGTTTTGCATTTGCAGTGTGATAAACACAGACTGTTGATCAAAATGTTTTGCACTGACTAAGGTTTGGTTGCACAATCTGTCAGCATATTCCCCTGTTAATAAAGCAGCTGTTCAAATGTACTGAAGTCctcaaatgtttacattttttgtcttaaattgtGGACCACAAATGATGCGTATCACTGTTGCTGGTGCAAATTTGggcattttgcatttttctgcTATCAATTTTGAAAATATAAACTCTGTTTTTTCACTATACATTAAAAGAGAGATGAAATAACCACTAAAAATAATATTGCTGTTTTATATATTATCACAAAATCCCCACAATCTCAACAATGTTTTATGCACATACTTTACAAAAGTAGTTTTCActcaggtgtttctgttatttttcccAACTGAATTTCAGTTCTGCGACAGTGTGTAGTATAACTTTTGTGTGCTCAATTTGTTACCTGTTGTCTGTTGTTCAAGTTTTGCATGGCCAGCCCCGGGTTGCCCTGTCCCAGACCCTGCCCAGGAAGGCTACTGTTGGCCAGGGGGAGCTTCAGGCTGGGGGAAGGCAGAAACGGTGATGGGGGGGCATCATCTGACAGAACACCATCCTGGACCAAAAATAAATGGAATAAACAGATGAATAAAAGCAGAATAAAGCATTAATCATTACAAACATGAATGATTAAGTGAGTGAAGATTAGATTAAAATGTGTACTGACAGGAATGATGAGATAATGAAAGTCATAACAATCTTTTAACCTTTGTTTGTAGCACGTCAAAATACTtacaaagtaaaaataaaaaaggcaaaTGCCCCAAAAGATTAAAAGCAAAAGTACCACGATGCATTTATGTTGTATTTTTCTACACTCATCATTTCCAACAGATGTTTGGAAAAAGTCTCATGTGCTGCTCAGTTGTCTGACCTTGTCAAGAAAGGAGTTGCGGTCGGAGGGGTCTTTGGAGAGTGCAGAGGGCCGACACACCATGGGCTTGTTCATGCCGTTGCTGTAATCAGACATGCCCATGCCCCGCTTGTCCAGGTCCGTCTTCTTCTCCAACAGGGCGCCTGGGAGCAGAAAGGAGGAAGGTcgatttattatattataagacTAAACAAAGAAATATACTCTGTCACAAAATGCAATGatcattttgtagtttttatgtatttgatCTACAGTAATGTCATTTAGATGTCCTTTTTTAAAAGGTCATTTTTATATCTGTATACACTTTGCTTATGCTGGTATTTGACAGAATTTACTGAGATTAAATACTGCACTAACTAAGGGTAATATTCCCTGTTGAATTGAAGTGAAAATGTGGCAAAAGAATTTAATTCCGATCTTAATTCCTTGAATGTAAGACAGCTACATATTTGCAATAAGTAAAACTATCTCATATTAGcatatacaaaacacacacatatacaaaaacatgttgtgaactTACTCATGGCCTGGTCAAGGTTCATGTTGTTGCTCTTCAAAGCCTCCTCAGCAGGGTCTCTCTGTAACACATGGACAACATAAGCCCGTCACTGACCATGGCTTAATTGCAGGatgtttaacagttttcttGAGTGGCTGTATTTATCATTGGATGGTTTATTTCAACCCCTTAATTGATTGTGTTTGTTCTCATGAGTTTCTACACTACACAGCAGGGGAtcatgtatttaatttaaaaaatgtagaacTTTGAAAAGCTGGCACATTTTTGGCCTACTTGGGTTAAAAAACTTAAAAGAAAGTCGGTTCAGTGCTATGTTTCAGTGTGAGAACTTACCGGAAAGCCCATGTCAGTGAGCTGTTTGATGAGACGGTTCATGATCCAAGCTTCATCTGGCTTGCCCATCTTCCCCTAACAACACACaagcaaaaatattaaattatcaTTTAAATGACAATAATCCCCACCATTTAACATCTGCCAGTATATTTATGTCAAGCGTCAGGTGTGTTCTCTGACCTTGCTCGGGCCCTTCTTGGGTCCATTGCCCCAAGAGTTGCAAGAAGAGCTGCTCTCCTGGGAGGTGGGGCTGTTCCACATGTCCCCATCCTCAGTGTCCCATTGGTTGGTAGACATgcccatctcctctcctccatttccccAGCCATCTTGCATAGGTTTGGGGCCTGAGAAAGCGATgacataacaaaaataaacattaggTTGTGTTTTAGTATCTGTGACGCATCCTTCATGCCACACAAGCCATTTCAGAGGGTGAGAAGCAGGTAGTTTTCAACCTGACCACTTGGTGCCACTGTTGCCATTTAACATGCTGCATTTGTTTCCCCCCTACACCTCCCTCTGCCATTTCCAACATTTCAAACCAACAGCACAAATAACCAAGACCTACTGAGGCGTGGAATTGCTTTAATCCCAGCAACACTCCAGTAGCACTGACAAAAACCTTCAGAATTGGCACAAATGATAAAGGTCTGAAGaaacttcctgtttttgttcCCTTAAATTAAGTGTGGTAGTGCACACATACTAGGAGTTACCATCAATCTGTATTTTACAAAAGGTGTGGCACCACTGGAATCGACCCAAATCTCAAATCCCATAACAATGTGTGGTATTGTCTAGATTGTGTGGATCTGTCTTGTACACCAGCTCATCTGAAAGTATGTAATATATCTAATCTGTTCTGTGTCACAGTTTGCTGTGGTAATGAGTTTAATCAATAACAGATGGTACCATAGTCCTTCGTCCCCACATCCCCATGTTTGACATAATGCACGACTGTAAATATAGTTCATCTAAGGGTGTTACCTGGCTTGCAGGGTGCAGAACCTGTGGGTCCGTTGGCCCTGCCATAGGGTCCAGAGGGCTCGTGGCCACCGTGGCCACCGTGACCGCTTTGGCCACCGTGGCCACCGTGACCACCATGGCCACCGTGACCACCATGGCCACCGTCTCCCGCCCATGTTCCTACTCCCCCTGTGGGCTTGCCCCAGGCAGAGGTGCCATTGTCCACAGATGCTGTTGGAGCTGCTGGCTCTCCCCAAGGAGGCTCCGACTTGGGTTGAGCACTTGGAAGCTCTCCCCAACCTGGAAGAAAGAGGTGAATTAGAAGAGTTTACATTTAAGACGTCTGAAAACACCTTGTAATCTGCAGTGTACTCGTGCACAAGTCAGATCTTTAACACTCTTTTACCAAAAACTATATTATGATAAACCAAGCAACTGAAAACCACAGCACTGTAGAGGCATGTTATTAAGAGAATCGAACAGTAAGCTTTTCAGTTGAGATAGTGCCATGCAGTCTATATATAGTCGCCTTTCAGCCAGCCCTATACTAACAGCAACAGGCCCTTGACCAGCTCAGTCTGGCTCGTcgggtggtgtgtttgtatgatTATGTAGGAGGAGACAGCTGAAAGTAGCAGCTCAGGCCAGCCGGTGCAAGCTCTTACACTACATCTTCTCCTCCATCTATACTGGCTTCAGCAGAGATGGGTGATTGGGTATAACTGTGATCAGCACAAGTACGTTTAAAGGTGGCCACTGTGCTTTTTTGGTAGCTGCAGTGCAGATGGTAAACAGCAGGGGGCAATGGTCTCATTCACAATcaaaaggagaggagaatgTTAGGCATTAAAGCTGTGCCATGTCTATATGCATGGCCTTTGTCTCCACAAAGACTTATTTGAACTGGCTGCAGAGGGAACTTAAGCTTGCTGCACAGACTCTTAATTATATATGCATGACCATGAAGAGGCCTTAAATTCCTCCGAGACTATCTGCTTAATAATCACTGTGAGTGAATTACTTTAAGGAATAACCTGTAAATGGAATAACCATTGTTGGCAACAATGCTTTTTATTAGTAATTTAGTCACTTTGTGTGTCAATGAgtgaaaacaactttatttaaacTTTGTCTCTCCCCATATTTCATTCTGCTCATAATCAAGACCGACTGTAAAGCTTAATACCATTCACGAAAACATACTTATGCTGTCAGATAAGAACTTTGGATCACTAAAACATCAGGTTTAAATCTGCTTGATACAAACATactgcatttttaaacattCCTGTGTCCTTTGCATTGGTAAGAGATTATTaactttttcaacattttcagaATATCAAACATTACTTTAATttctagtagggctgtcaatcgtttaaaatatttaatcgctattaatcacatggttgtccatagttacacgattaatcgcaaattaatcaaatttttttatctgttcaaaatgtgccttaaagggagtaaagtatttattgctcttatcaacatggtagttggcaagtatgcctgctttctgcaaatgtatgtatatatttattattggaaatcaattaacagcacaatacaatgacaaatattgtccagaaaccctcacaggtactgcatttagcataaacaaatatgctcaaatcataacatggcaaactgaagctcaacaggcaacaacagctgtcagtgtgtcagtgtgctgacttgactatgacttgccccaaatcgcatgtgattatcataaagtgggcatgtctgtaaaggggagactcgtgggtacccatagaacccatttttattcacatatcttgaggtcagaggtcaaaggacccctttgaaaatggccatgccagattttcctcaccaaaatttaaagtttggagcgttatttatcctccttctcgATAAGCTAGGATgacagtatctttactctagctttaaaactgagcttgttacaacataaaaattgcaaaacaaatttgcgctaacgcgttattattgcgttcaCTTTGACAACCCTGATTTCAAGTAATATACAAATTTGAGATTTTTAACACAACAGCACAACCATGATGTGTTACCTGGGTTGGCGTGGGGGGGTCTGCCCTGGGGGCCCGCACCTGGATGTGGGGCGCCATTGTTGGATGACCCATTGTTGTTTCCATGGTGTTGCAGGTGAGTTGGGGGCTGGCCATGATGGGGATGGTGGTGCATGTGGTGAGTGTGATGGTGATTGTTGTTGCCGGGGCCGACAGAgtgattgttgttgttattgttgggGATATTCGCTCCGCCATTCTTACTGGGCGGTGGGCCGCTGTTGCCTGGGTTATTATTGGGATTGTTGCGATCCCACAAGTTGACAGTCTTGTTGTAGGTGCCGGGATCGCCCCAGGTGGACGTTCCATCGTCAATCTCCATCTTCCTGcggatggagggaggggagggctCTTCCCAGCCCGTGGGATCCATGCCCTGGTCCTGTTTGCTGCCATTGCCCCAGTTTGATGAATTCTGCTTCACAGTACCAGGACCACCCCATTGACCCATGCTGCCACCTCCTCCGCTgccagtgctgctgctgctgctgctttcctgGGGCTTGGAAGAACCCCAGCCTCCCTGCACAGGGCCATTGGTACGTGGGGTCTCCCCCCAGCTGCTATTATTCACAGAAGGAGCGGGCTTACTCCAGCCTCCTCCTCTATTTCCTGCCCTGGGGCTATCCTTCCATCCACCACTTCCTCCATTACCTCCTTCTCCTTCCCACATGCTGCTGGAGGATCCATTCTTCTTGACCTCCGCCTCTCCCCACTCCCCTGTGCTGGTGCCGTTGGAGCCCCCATTACTGTTGCTCCATCCATGGGAGCTTTTGGGGCCCTCTCCCCAGTTAGTGGGCTGACTTTTTGTCATGCCATCGTCCCAACTGGGTGACTTGTCCTCAGAAGCCCAGGATGGTGTGCCTCCATTTCTAGGACCATTGGTAGGCTGAGGTTCACCCCAGCCACTGCTAGTGCCATTCGGCGCTTTGCTGTGTGACTGTTGGGGCTCTCCCCATCCTGATCCAGTCTGGATAGGCTGAGGTGGAGGGGCTCTCCAGCCAGAGGATGATGATCCTTCACTGTCATTTTTGTCTCCAGACCCAGGCCTCTGACTGGGGCCAATTTTCGGGTTGATGGTACCTCCATTGATGGATGAGGGTCCACCATTAGAACTGGAGCTTCCTATGGTGTCTGGGCTGCTTTTGCTCTTCCCAGCCTTAGCGTTGGCTTCTTCCATCTCCCATACAGTGTGCTGTCGGATCGGGGTCTGTCCCCAACCCGTGTTACTCAGCACCCTAGGATCGAGGTCCTGCCGGGGTAGCAGAGGGGTACAATCTGTGCCGGAggacctgtctctgtggtcagATTGATTTTCGCTGCTCTCCCCACTACCCTCACTTGCCGGGGTTGGTCTTTGCTGCTGGCCCCATGAGCTATGTTGCTGCTCTTGGCCTGAACCAGAACTACCAGCGTCTACCGAGTCCCAGCCTTTAGATGCCTCTCCGCCACCAGAGGATTTCCCCCAGTCACCCCAGCCACCACTTCCACTACTCCCACCTCCACTGCCTTGGCGGCCCCAGGCAGAATGGCCTCCAGAGGGAGATGATTCCCAGCCTGAGTCCTTGGGAGAGTCAGCTGCCTTGGTTTCACCACTACCCCATACAGAGCTGCCTGTTGTGTCTCCATTGAGCTGGGATGATTCGGTGGGTGACTGGCCTCCCCAGCCAGTTATTCCATGGATAGGGCTCATAGGCTCCTgagcttgctgctgctgcttagtgTGGTTTGGTCCATCAGAGTTAAGGTTAGAAGGTTCCATTTTGAAGGACAAGCTTGTGTTGGTTGAAGGGTGCTGTTGATCATTTTCGTTACCACTTATCATGCCACCCCAACTTCCCCCGCCATTATCTGCACCTCCCAGGCTCCCATTTCCCATGTTTCCATTGCCATTAATACCTGGTGGGAGGGACGGGGAGTTTGACACCGCATTGGGGCCAATACCACAACCTCCACCACTCTCATGGCCCAGAACAGGCCAGGCTGATGGGTTGGCATTGGGATTGAGGTTCAAGTTAAAATTGGGAGACCCCCAGTTATTTGGCGCTCCTACTCTGCCGCCATTCATACCATCTTGTTTCCCATCTGAGCCCCAGCCTCTATTACCGCATGTGTTGGCTGACCCAGGTCCCGTCATCATGTTATTGTTAGCTTTAAGAGAGGGGTAGTGGGCCTGCTGGCCTGCGGCACCTGTGGCCATACTcataaaactactactacagGTGGTAGTGACAGCACTGGTGTCTGCGTTAGAGCTAGCTGAGCCCAAGGGGCATTCTGGTGCTGCGGGGTGGCTGGGGTCACTATTGTGGCTGATGGATGGCCAAGCTTCTGTGTCACTTCCGTCAATAATCACTTTGTCCCAGCTGTTGGCACTGGAGGAGCTGTCAACTGGCAAAGAGGCTCCCCAATGAAAGGTCTCATACTGGGCAACAGAGCCACTCTGGAGGGATATGTctaaagaaagagggagagagagaagagaggttTAGACAAAGTGAAACAACAAAAGAAGCAGTGGACATGATGAATCAGtcagagagaaacaaaagaaGATTTCAGTAACAGAAGATGCAGAAATGCAAGAAATAAAGAAGAGATGGAGAAACAGGAGCGGAGacaaaggttaaaaaaagagaaaacaaaagggaGGATAAAGAGGGATggggtgaggaaaaaaaatatacattaggTTAGACTAAGGAACATCATGTAATACAGCCCGTGTAAGTCCCCTGGACCGATTTTTATCTTCTTGGTTGGTTAATGCTAGCTATCAAGAATCCTTGGCAGGAGATGGTCACACTTGCTCGTTCCACAATCCAACACATAATCAGAATGCACAGTCAAGCGTGCTACATGTCATATCAGCTATGACATATCCATAAATTCTTGCCCTTGTGCAGTCGGCCAAACAGAAACAGGGAGATGGAGCCCTCACTTTCTTTCCTTTATCCATCCTTCTTTTCTCCTCACTTATAACTTCCTTTTCCACTTTCGTTTCtgactcctctcctcttcccttgcGGTCTTATTTTACCCTTTACTTCCTTCTCACTATCAAGCTTCCCTTATCTATTAttacctcctcctcccccttttctctctctgtccatgTCTCCTCTCTCACTTTCTGCCCCCATCTCTTTCCTCACCCTTTaattcctccccctctcccctctgctctcctcta
This window contains:
- the tnrc6c2 gene encoding trinucleotide repeat-containing gene 6C protein isoform X5; its protein translation is METNGRVMEDISLQSGSVAQYETFHWGASLPVDSSSSANSWDKVIIDGSDTEAWPSISHNSDPSHPAAPECPLGSASSNADTSAVTTTCSSSFMSMATGAAGQQAHYPSLKANNNMMTGPGSANTCGNRGWGSDGKQDGMNGGRVGAPNNWGSPNFNLNLNPNANPSAWPVLGHESGGGCGIGPNAVSNSPSLPPGINGNGNMGNGSLGGADNGGGSWGGMISGNENDQQHPSTNTSLSFKMEPSNLNSDGPNHTKQQQQAQEPMSPIHGITGWGGQSPTESSQLNGDTTGSSVWGSGETKAADSPKDSGWESSPSGGHSAWGRQGSGGGSSGSGGWGDWGKSSGGGEASKGWDSVDAGSSGSGQEQQHSSWGQQQRPTPASEGSGESSENQSDHRDRSSGTDCTPLLPRQDLDPRVLSNTGWGQTPIRQHTVWEMEEANAKAGKSKSSPDTIGSSSSNGGPSSINGGTINPKIGPSQRPGSGDKNDSEGSSSSGWRAPPPQPIQTGSGWGEPQQSHSKAPNGTSSGWGEPQPTNGPRNGGTPSWASEDKSPSWDDGMTKSQPTNWGEGPKSSHGWSNSNGGSNGTSTGEWGEAEVKKNGSSSSMWEGEGGNGGSGGWKDSPRAGNRGGGWSKPAPSVNNSSWGETPRTNGPVQGGWGSSKPQESSSSSSTGSGGGGSMGQWGGPGTVKQNSSNWGNGSKQDQGMDPTGWEEPSPPSIRRKMEIDDGTSTWGDPGTYNKTVNLWDRNNPNNNPGNSGPPPSKNGGANIPNNNNNNHSVGPGNNNHHHTHHMHHHPHHGQPPTHLQHHGNNNGSSNNGAPHPGAGPQGRPPHANPGWGELPSAQPKSEPPWGEPAAPTASVDNGTSAWGKPTGGVGTWAGDGGHGGHGGHGGHGGHGGQSGHGGHGGHEPSGPYGRANGPTGSAPCKPGPKPMQDGWGNGGEEMGMSTNQWDTEDGDMWNSPTSQESSSSCNSWGNGPKKGPSKGKMGKPDEAWIMNRLIKQLTDMGFPRDPAEEALKSNNMNLDQAMSALLEKKTDLDKRGMGMSDYSNGMNKPMVCRPSALSKDPSDRNSFLDKDGVLSDDAPPSPFLPSPSLKLPLANSSLPGQGLGQGNPGLAMQNLNNRQQIPSGMFGSSGAAQTRAMQQQQQQQQQQQQQQQQQQQQQQQQQQQQPPQPPVPPLSSSQPSLRAQVPQFLSPQVQAQLLQFAAKNIGLNPALLTSPINPQQMTLLYQLQQLQMAYQRLQIQQQMMQAQRNVSGPIRQQEQQVARTITNMQQQIQQHQRQLYQALLMKQQQLPSHSSSSSSSSAGLHPPGGPTGGHGSGKSTLDPYTGPHQAPGLSDTLHTKEPPSSPNAYSTYPLSGLNPNMNVNCMEVGGLSLKEPPQPQSRLSQWTHSNSMDSLSGNSSNMENNLNKHGAISAASNLGPPGKPPHLEDSYSPYNLMSSSESPTSPMVSQDSWGQGKSPNEKISNGTNINWPPEFCPGVPWKGLQNIDPENDPNMTPGSVPSGPTINTNIHDVNRYLLRDRNGATSPAPPLQNGSLPPTSSDWPVSGYSSSFSLSSSDGDSSGKLSDMKSTWSPGPISQSQASLSHELWKVPQQRSNVAPSRPPPGLTNNKPSSTWGGNSLGLAQGWSGSYTSEGTTWSTDSSNRTSSWLVLRNLTPQIDGSTLRTLCMQHGPLITFHLNLTQGNAVVRYSSKDEAAKAQKSLHMCVLGNTTILAEFAGEEEVNRFFAQGQSLGANTTSWQANQGSNQNRMGGAAQSHSHSLGQWSSGGGGGKPSGGDLLWGGVPQYSSLWGPPSGEDARVIGSPTPINTLLPGDLLSGESM